A region of the Curtobacterium flaccumfaciens pv. betae genome:
GGAGAGCGCTGATGTGTGGACTCGCGGGCGAGATCCGGTTCGACGGCCGAGCGCCGGACGTCGGGGCGGTCGCCCGGATGACCGGCTGCATGATGCACCGCGGCCCGGACGGCGACGGTCTGTGGGCTCGCGGCCCGGTCGCGCTCGGGCACCGACGGCTGTCCATCGTCGACCTGTCCACCGCGGGCGCGCAGCCGATGGTGCTGGCCGAGGCCGGGCTGACGATCGCCTACAACGGGATGGTCTACAACTACCGGCAGCTCCGCGACGAGCTGCACGGCAAGGGGCACCGGTTCGCGTCGACGTCGGACACCGAGGTCATCGCCCTGGCGTACGCCGAGTGGGGCACCGCCTTCGTCGACCACCTGATCGGGATGTTCGCCATCGTCATCTGGGAGCACGGCAGCGGCCGACTCGTGCTGGCGCGGGACCGGCTCGGCATCAAGCCGCTCTACGTCGCGCCCGTCCCGGGCGGCCTCCGGTTCGCGAGCTCCCTGCCGGCGATCCTGGCCGGCGACGCCGGCAGCAGCCGCACGAGCGGCAGCGGTGGCACGGGCACCGGCACCAAGGAAGTCGACACGTCCATCGACCCTGTCGCCTTCGCCTCGTACATGAGCTTCCACTCGATCGTCCCCGCGCCCCGCACGATCCTGGCCGGCGTCGGCAAGCTGCCGCCGGCGACCGTCCGGGTGATCGACCCCGACGGCACCGCGCGCGACACCGTCTACTGGGAGCCCCGTTTCGAGCGTGACCCCGCCCGGGCGGACTGGTCGGAGCGGGACTGGGAGCAGGCGTTCATCGGCTCGCTCCGCACCGCCGTCGAGCGCCGGATGGTGGCCGACGTCCCCGTCGGGGTGCTGCTCTCCGGTGGGATCGACTCCTCGCTCGTGGTCGGGCTGCTCGCCGAGGCCGGGCAGCAGGACCTCGCCACGTTCAGCATCGGGTTCGAGGCGGCGGGCGGTGAGTCCGGCGACGAGTTCGAGTACTCCGACCAGGTCGCTGCGCACTTCGGCACCGACCACCACCGCATCCACATCCCCTCGTCGCGCCTGCTCGACGGCATCGACGGTGCGGTCGCCGCCATGAGCGAGCCGATGGTCAGCCACGACTGCGTCGCCTTCTACCTGCTGTCGCAGGAGGTCTCGCAGCACGTCAAGGTGGTGCAGTCCGGCCAGGGCGCCGACGAGGTGCTCGCCGGGTACGACTGGTACCCGCCGCTCGCCGACGTCCCGCGCGACCAGGCCGCCGAGGCGTACCGCTCCGTGTTCATGGACCGCCGGTGGCCCGCGCTGCAGGGCCTGCTCGGGGAGCGGTGGAAGAGCGACGACGACACCCCGTCGGCCTTCGTCGACCGCCAGTTCGCACGGCCGGGCGCGGAGACGAGCGTGGATACCGCGCTCCGCAGCGACACCACGATCATGCTCGTCGACGACCCGGTGAAGCGCGTCGACAACATGACGATGGCATGGGGGCTCGAGGCCCGCGTGCCGTTCCTGGACCACGAGTTCGTCGAGCTCGCCGCCGCGATCCCGCCGTCGATGAAGCTCACCGACGGCGGCAAGGGCGTGATGAAGCGCGCCTCGCGCGGGATCGTGCCCGACGCCGTCATCGACCGCAGCAAGGGCTCGTTCCCGGTCCCCGCCATCCGGCAGCTCGAGGGCCCGTACCTGGAGCGCGTCCGCGACGCGCTGCACGCACCCGAGGCGCGGGAGCGCGGGCTCTTCGACCCCGCCACCGTCGAGCGGATGCTGCAGGACCCGAACAGCACCAGGACCGCGATCGGCGCGAACGCGCTCTGGCAGCTCGGCCTGATCGAGATGTGGCTGCAGCAGCAGGGGGTGCGGTGACCGTGGGTTCCGTCCGGACTGGAGGCGCGCAGGGCGTCGCGTCGTCGGCCACCGTCGAGCCGTCGGTCACCACCAGGGCCGCGGCCGACCTGGGTGCGCGGCTCACCGCCGCCTGGGGGTCGTGGGGACCGACCATGACCCGGAACGCCCGGCGGGTGGCGTTCGTGAGCGACCGGCACGGCACCCCCGAGGTCTTCGTGCAGGACGTCGTCGTCGACGGCGAGCTGCCGGAACCGGTGCGGATCGCGCTCTCCGACGACCCCGTGATCCGGGTGTCGTGGTCCTCCGACGGGGAGTGGCTCGCCGTCGCCATCGCAACCGACGGCGGCGTGAAGCAACAGGTCTGGGTGGTGCGGCCGGACGGCTCCGACGCCGCGCAGATCGCCGGCTCGCGGTACCAGCACGCCGAACTCGGACCGTGGAGCCGCAGCGGACACCGGGTCGTCATCACCCTGCCGTCGACCGAGCCCGAGCAGCCGGCCCGTGCGTACCTGGTCGACCCGGTCACCGGTGATCGCGACGACCTGGCCGTGGGGGAGCTCATCCACATCCTCGACCTGTCGGTGGAGGAACGGCTCGTCGTGCTGAGCGACGGCCAGCGCGGCCAGGAGTTCGTCGTGGTCGTCGACCGGCTGACGGACGAGAGCCACGCCCTGTTCGCCGACGACCCCGACGGGTCCGCCGAGATCGCGTTCCTGCGACCCTCGCCCGCGAGCGAGACCAGTCCGCTCGTCGCCTACGTCGCCACCGAGGCCGGACTGCCCCGCCGCGGACTCGTCGCGCAGCCGGTCGGGCCGCACGGCTGGCGCGGCACACCGCGGCGGATCGTCGAGCGCGACGACGCCGAGCTCGAGTACCTGGACGCCGACGACGCCGGTCGCACGCTGCTGCTCGTCTGGAACGTCGACGGTCGCAGCGAACTCGACCTCATCAACACCCACGACGCCTCGCGCACCCCCGTGCCGGACCTGCCCGGGTACGTCGTCACCGACCCCGTGCTCAGCCGTGACGGCCGGAGCGTGCTGCTCGCCGTCGAGGGACCGACCCGGCCGCGCGAACTGTGGCGACTCGACACGAACGCGCTGACCTGGAGCCGGGTCACCGACGTGCCGGTGCTGCCCGACGTGCAGCTGGTCGAGCCGACGCTCGAGCGGTTCGCCGCCCGCGACGGACTGGAGCTGACCGGGTGGCTGTACCGGGCCGTGGAGCCGACCGCGTCGGCGGCGCATGCCGACCCTGGTGCTGGTGCCGTGCCTCCCGGCCGCGCAGCGCTCGTCCACCTGCACGGCGGACCGGAGTCGCAGGAACGACCCACGTTCTCGCCGCAGCACCAGGCGCTCGCCGCCGCCGGGGTGACCGTGTTCGCACCGAACATCCGCGGGTCCTCCGGGTACGGCCACGAGTTCGTGCACGCCGACGACCTGGCGCTGCGGTGGAACGCGCTCGCCGACGTCGTCGACTGCGCTCGGTTCCTGGTGACCAACGGGTACGCCGAGCGTTCCCGGGTCGCCGTCGAGGGACGCTCGTACGGCGGGTACGCGACGCTCGCGTCGTTGGCCTTCACGCCCGACGTGTTCGCGGCCGGGGTCGCGGTGTGCGGGATGAGCGACTTCGCGACCTTCTACCGGGACACCGAACCGTGGATCGCGGCCGCTGCCGCCACGAAGTACGGCCACCCCGTCGAGGACGAGGCCCTGCTCGCGGCACTGTCGCCGATGCGCGCGATCGACGACGTCACGGCGCCGCTGCTCGTCGTGCACGGTGAGCTCGACACGAACGTGCCGATCGGTGAGGCGCACCAGGTCGTCGCGGCGCTGCGGGAGCGGTCGCACGACGTGGAGTACCTGGAGCTCGAGGGTGAGGGGCACGAGTACCGGCGGGCGTCGTCGCAGGCGCTGCTCGTGCGGCGGATGGTCGAGTTCGTGGCGGCGCGGCTGGGGTGAGGCCTGGCGGGGCGGGGCGCTCGGTCTGGTGCTCGGTCTGGTGCGAGGTTCCGTACTCCGTGCGGCGCACGTGCCCTCGCACCGAGTACGGAACCTCGCACGGGCCGTGGGCCCCCTCGCACCGTGCGAGCCGCGGCTCGGCGTCACCGGGTGCAACGATGCGTCGGCGGCGCTCGCCGCGGGCGGAGAATGGTGGCATGACGACGACTGCGCCGACCTCGACCGCGCTGCCCCGACCGGGAGAGGTCCTCGTGGCCTCGGCAGCGGAGGTCGAGCAGGTCGTCCACCATGCCACGAACCAGTACGCCTCCGACGTCGTCGCGGACACCGCCGGGTGGGCGGACGGCGATCGTCGGCGGATCGAGGACCTCGGGTTCCGTGGTGGTGATGCCCGCGGCGAGGCGCTCCGGACCCTCGACCTGACGATCGCCGACGACGGAACCCCGACGCGCATGCTCGACGCACCCGCGATGGCCGCACTGAACAGCCACCACGCGCGGTTCGCCGAGCGGCGCGGCGACGTGGTCCGCTACCAGACCGACGTGTCGGTGTGGACGGGGATCCCCGAGCGACCCACCGCGCAGGACTGGGAGGACGTCCGGGCGCTGCTCGGGTCGGGCGGGATGCTCGGCGTCGGTGCGGCTGCCGTCCTGCCCGAGGGGTGGGAGCTCGTCGAGGGTGCCGGCGGCGTGCAGCTGACCGGTGAGGCGATCGAGGGTGCGCCGGATGACGAAGCCGTCGTGCTGACGCCCGATGACGTGCCGGAGATGACCGCCCTGGTGGAACGGACGAAGCCCGGGCCGTTCCTGCCGCGCACGATCGAGCTCGGCACGTACCTGGGCATCCGGCGGGACGGGCGGCTCGTCGCCATGGCGGGGGAGCGGTTGCACCCGCCGGGGTGGACCGAGATCAGCGCGGTGTGCACGGACGAGGCGTACCGGGGGCAGGGGTTCGGGCGTCGGTTGGTGCTCGCCGTCGCGCACGGGATCCGGGAGCGCGGGGAGATCCCTCTGATGCACGCGGCCGCCGGCAACACCGGGGCGATCGGGCTGTACCAGCACCTGGGGTTCCGCCTGCGGGACCGTGGGGCGCCGCGGTTCGTGCGGGTGCCGGACGGGAGCGATCGGCCGGCCGGGAGCGGCAGTTCGGGGGGTTGACTGCCCCGAGTGGCGCTCCGCACACTGTCTTGGTCGCCGGGGGACCTCGGCGCGTCATGACAGGAGAACCATCATCGTGAGGACGTCGTCGTGGACCGCAGGTGCGGTCACCCTCGGTATCGCGCTGGCCGCGGTCGTCGTCTCGACCGGCCCGGGTTCGCCGGCGGTCGCAGCGCCGGCGTGCAACGGGGACCGTGTCACCCTCGAGCAGCTCGCGAGCGGGTGCGCCGTGGCCACGCCGACGATCGTGCTGCCCGACGGCCGGCAGTTCGTCGTGCCGGAACCGGGCACGACGGTATCCGCGCTGCCGGTGGCCGCGTCGGGCGTCGACGACGGCGGGGATGTGTCGATCACGAACACCGGCCGCGCGGGTGTCGCGGTGCGTGTCGACGACGCGTGGTCCGGGTCGGCGGCCGCCGTCCGGCAGGAACGCCAGGCGCTGCGCGACCGGGTGGCCGCCGCCGTCGTGACGCGCGGAGCGGCCACCACGTCGGCCACGAAGGCGGCCACGAGCTGCACCAACACCTCGTACACCCGGCTCGGGTTCCGCTGGGCGGGCCCGGTGAACTGGAGCTACAACCCGAACAACCAGAAGGTCACCGGTCCGTCGGCGATCGGGGCCGGAGCCGACGCCTGGACCGGGCCGGTCTCGTCGTGCGGCCGGACGATCACCTCGACCGCCGACCAGAAGCACCTCGGGGTGCTCAAGCAGGCGATGGGCGTCACCGCGACCGGAGGCTGCGGAGCCGCGAACGCGTCGAGCGTGGTCGGGTGGGGGTCGCTGCCGAAGGACACCCTCGGCGTGACCTGCGTGTGGTCGCGCTCCGGCACGGCCGTCGAGACGGACCAGCGGTACTCGACGTCGGTCAACTGGTCCGCCGCCGCGACCTGCTCCGGGGCACGGTTCGACCTACGTGGCGTCGCCACGCACGAGTGGGGTCACGCCTACGGGCTCGGGCACACGGCCGCGAACAGCGGCCTGGTGATGAAGCCGTCGGTGTCGACGTGCGAGACGAGTCAGCGCGGCCTCGGCCTCGGCGACCTGCTGGGGATCGACGCGATCTACTGATCGGGACGCCTTCGTGGATTCTCTAGGATCGACCCATGTCCACGACCATGCCCGGCTTCGGGACGGAGCGCATCACGCAGCTCGGTCTGCGTGACCGCGTCTACGACCGGGTGCTCGAGGTCCTGATGGGCCACGACGTCGAACCGGGCATGCGGCTGTCGATCGACGGCCTCGCCCGCTCCC
Encoded here:
- a CDS encoding N-acetylglutaminylglutamine amidotransferase produces the protein MCGLAGEIRFDGRAPDVGAVARMTGCMMHRGPDGDGLWARGPVALGHRRLSIVDLSTAGAQPMVLAEAGLTIAYNGMVYNYRQLRDELHGKGHRFASTSDTEVIALAYAEWGTAFVDHLIGMFAIVIWEHGSGRLVLARDRLGIKPLYVAPVPGGLRFASSLPAILAGDAGSSRTSGSGGTGTGTKEVDTSIDPVAFASYMSFHSIVPAPRTILAGVGKLPPATVRVIDPDGTARDTVYWEPRFERDPARADWSERDWEQAFIGSLRTAVERRMVADVPVGVLLSGGIDSSLVVGLLAEAGQQDLATFSIGFEAAGGESGDEFEYSDQVAAHFGTDHHRIHIPSSRLLDGIDGAVAAMSEPMVSHDCVAFYLLSQEVSQHVKVVQSGQGADEVLAGYDWYPPLADVPRDQAAEAYRSVFMDRRWPALQGLLGERWKSDDDTPSAFVDRQFARPGAETSVDTALRSDTTIMLVDDPVKRVDNMTMAWGLEARVPFLDHEFVELAAAIPPSMKLTDGGKGVMKRASRGIVPDAVIDRSKGSFPVPAIRQLEGPYLERVRDALHAPEARERGLFDPATVERMLQDPNSTRTAIGANALWQLGLIEMWLQQQGVR
- a CDS encoding S9 family peptidase, which translates into the protein MTVGSVRTGGAQGVASSATVEPSVTTRAAADLGARLTAAWGSWGPTMTRNARRVAFVSDRHGTPEVFVQDVVVDGELPEPVRIALSDDPVIRVSWSSDGEWLAVAIATDGGVKQQVWVVRPDGSDAAQIAGSRYQHAELGPWSRSGHRVVITLPSTEPEQPARAYLVDPVTGDRDDLAVGELIHILDLSVEERLVVLSDGQRGQEFVVVVDRLTDESHALFADDPDGSAEIAFLRPSPASETSPLVAYVATEAGLPRRGLVAQPVGPHGWRGTPRRIVERDDAELEYLDADDAGRTLLLVWNVDGRSELDLINTHDASRTPVPDLPGYVVTDPVLSRDGRSVLLAVEGPTRPRELWRLDTNALTWSRVTDVPVLPDVQLVEPTLERFAARDGLELTGWLYRAVEPTASAAHADPGAGAVPPGRAALVHLHGGPESQERPTFSPQHQALAAAGVTVFAPNIRGSSGYGHEFVHADDLALRWNALADVVDCARFLVTNGYAERSRVAVEGRSYGGYATLASLAFTPDVFAAGVAVCGMSDFATFYRDTEPWIAAAAATKYGHPVEDEALLAALSPMRAIDDVTAPLLVVHGELDTNVPIGEAHQVVAALRERSHDVEYLELEGEGHEYRRASSQALLVRRMVEFVAARLG
- a CDS encoding GNAT family N-acetyltransferase; its protein translation is MTTTAPTSTALPRPGEVLVASAAEVEQVVHHATNQYASDVVADTAGWADGDRRRIEDLGFRGGDARGEALRTLDLTIADDGTPTRMLDAPAMAALNSHHARFAERRGDVVRYQTDVSVWTGIPERPTAQDWEDVRALLGSGGMLGVGAAAVLPEGWELVEGAGGVQLTGEAIEGAPDDEAVVLTPDDVPEMTALVERTKPGPFLPRTIELGTYLGIRRDGRLVAMAGERLHPPGWTEISAVCTDEAYRGQGFGRRLVLAVAHGIRERGEIPLMHAAAGNTGAIGLYQHLGFRLRDRGAPRFVRVPDGSDRPAGSGSSGG
- a CDS encoding matrixin family metalloprotease produces the protein MRTSSWTAGAVTLGIALAAVVVSTGPGSPAVAAPACNGDRVTLEQLASGCAVATPTIVLPDGRQFVVPEPGTTVSALPVAASGVDDGGDVSITNTGRAGVAVRVDDAWSGSAAAVRQERQALRDRVAAAVVTRGAATTSATKAATSCTNTSYTRLGFRWAGPVNWSYNPNNQKVTGPSAIGAGADAWTGPVSSCGRTITSTADQKHLGVLKQAMGVTATGGCGAANASSVVGWGSLPKDTLGVTCVWSRSGTAVETDQRYSTSVNWSAAATCSGARFDLRGVATHEWGHAYGLGHTAANSGLVMKPSVSTCETSQRGLGLGDLLGIDAIY